One Agrococcus jenensis genomic region harbors:
- a CDS encoding SDR family oxidoreductase has product MSTTGSGAEGAVMILVCGATGLLGSRIVEHLVEAEQAVRAFVRPDTDASALQASGVTIARGDLRGPTSVRAALAGVDTVVTSANAVSRILDGDKDLTIADVDLAGNLDLIRAASEAGVRRFVFVSAAGMGRGLERLAPLTEAKWHAEQALAASPMRSVVVRSDMLMEIWLEPLSGIDPGNGKAVVYGRGQAAHRYIAADDLAALCAHLATVDDPPRVVEVGGPEALTRNEVVAAFAAAAGRELRVRHVPRGVLDLASRALWNMKPALASMLAMALFSDTHPSTADDAPLRAAGIEPRTASDYIRASVDVR; this is encoded by the coding sequence GTGAGCACGACCGGCTCCGGCGCAGAGGGAGCCGTCATGATCCTGGTCTGCGGAGCCACGGGGCTGCTGGGCAGCCGGATCGTCGAGCACCTCGTCGAGGCGGAGCAGGCCGTGCGGGCGTTCGTCCGCCCCGACACGGATGCGTCGGCCCTGCAGGCATCCGGCGTCACGATCGCGCGCGGCGACCTCCGCGGCCCGACGAGCGTGCGCGCCGCGCTCGCGGGCGTCGACACCGTCGTCACCTCTGCGAACGCGGTCAGCCGCATCCTCGACGGCGACAAGGACCTCACGATCGCGGATGTCGACCTCGCCGGCAACCTCGACCTCATCCGGGCGGCGAGCGAGGCGGGCGTGCGGCGGTTCGTGTTCGTCTCGGCGGCCGGGATGGGCCGGGGGCTCGAGCGCCTCGCGCCGCTCACCGAGGCGAAGTGGCACGCCGAGCAGGCGCTTGCGGCGTCGCCGATGCGGAGCGTCGTGGTGCGCAGCGACATGCTCATGGAGATCTGGCTCGAGCCGCTCTCGGGCATCGACCCGGGCAACGGCAAGGCGGTCGTCTACGGGCGCGGGCAGGCTGCGCACCGCTACATCGCGGCCGACGACCTCGCGGCGCTCTGCGCGCACCTCGCGACCGTCGACGACCCGCCTCGTGTGGTCGAGGTGGGCGGGCCGGAGGCGCTCACCCGCAACGAGGTCGTGGCAGCGTTCGCCGCGGCGGCCGGGCGGGAGCTGCGCGTGCGGCACGTGCCACGCGGGGTGCTCGACCTCGCGTCGCGGGCATTGTGGAACATGAAGCCCGCGCTCGCGTCGATGCTCGCGATGGCGCTCTTCAGCGACACCCACCCGAGCACGGCGGACGACGCACCGCTGCGCGCGGCCGGCATCGAGCCGCGCACGGCCTCCGACTACATCCGCGCATCCGTCGACGTCCGCTGA